One window from the genome of Nicotiana tomentosiformis chromosome 5, ASM39032v3, whole genome shotgun sequence encodes:
- the LOC104108076 gene encoding uncharacterized protein, with amino-acid sequence MDDRKEKTAPWLSVPQFGDWDQKGVMPDYSMDFSKIRENRKQNKRDLSRASLGNEEELISSTNKNANTGHHHSAHSDDLHYHQNHSPTTRRSIFSYFNCCVKA; translated from the exons ATGGATGATCGCAAAGAG AAGACAGCACCATGGCTATCAGTGCCACAATTTGGAGACTGGGACCAAAAGGGTGTAATGCCAGATTACTCTATGGATTTCTCAAAGATAAGAGAGAATAGGAAACAGAACAAAAGGGATTTGTCAAGAGCAAGTCTTGGAAATGAGGAAGAACTCATTTCCTCAACTAATAAAAATGCAAATACAGGCCATCATCACTCAGCCCACAGTGATGATCTCCATTACCATCAAAACCACTCTCCAACT ACAAGAAGAAGCATCTTCAGCTACTTCAACTGCTGTGTGAAAGCTTGA